In the Plasmodium yoelii strain 17X genome assembly, chromosome: 3 genome, one interval contains:
- a CDS encoding fam-b protein, which translates to MRVSILKFVFFSIIICFFEYVKNELYYINERNIYHERNITNFRNNRILGDTDNRFDLNYFYESTLSLANQLNEYNDDDDEEIKYLRNIIDSHVKKHKENNTLPDLNSLDKRTKKLIDELHKEIEETKKELDNIKNNKLAIELIQNNPVSEEDFKQLKNERNIVGTEHYGVDSNIENESKTKRKLTKLTKKLMVRGVLLTLLVLSLLVPGLIYFVFVIMNVVLSIEIIIECCKYVKFFFKEYKSYKKKKKSR; encoded by the exons ATGAGAGTcagtattttaaaatttgtttttttttcaattattatttgtttttttgaatatgttAAAAAT gaattatattatataaatgagaGAAACATATATCATGAAAGgaatataacaaattttagAAATAATAGGATATTAGGGGATACAGATAACCGATtcgatttaaattatttttatgaatcAACTTTGAGTCTTGCAAATCAACTTAATGAGTacaatgatgatgatgatgaagaaataaaatatcttcGAAATATTATAGATTCACATGTAAAGAAgcataaagaaaataatacattaccCGATTTAAATAGTTTAGATAAAAGAACTAAAAAGTTAATTGATGAACTTCACAAAGAAATAgaagaaacaaaaaaagagcttgataatataaagaataataaattagCAATAGAACTGATACAAAATAATCCTGTATCAGAAGAAGACTTTAAACAAttgaaaaatgaaagaaataTCGTGGGGACTGAGCATTATGGGGTCGATTCAAATATCGAAAATGAATCAAAAACTAAGCGAAAGTTAACAAAATTGACCAAAAAATTAATGGTGAGGGGGGTGTTGTTGACGCTGCTTGTTTTGTCGTTATTGGTACCCGGattgatttattttgtatttgtTATTATGAATGTAGTTCTTTCAATTGAAATAATTATTGAATGTtgtaaatatgttaaattcttttttaaag